The bacterium genomic interval GATGTGGGCAGGATTGTCACCCCGCCTGTAGTCCCGCACGCCGTAGAGGTCCTCGGCCTGCCGCGTACGCGCGCCCGAGGACCCACCTTCGAGTACCGGGATCAGGTGCGCCATCACCCCTGAGGGCACCGGTCGGGTCCGCGGCCAGATCGTGACCCCTCCGGAGACGCTGACCCCTCCGGAGGCGCCGCCCCGGCCGGTGGACGGAACCTTGCGGCGCGCCGCGAACAGGCCCAGCGGCCCCCGGGACGCCACCGTCACCGCGTCGAGCGCGAACCGACCGCGGCCGGGCGGCACAACCGTCAGGTCAACCGTGAGCCGGATGCCGGGGATTACATGCGGTAGCAGGGCCCGCGCCCGCGCGCCCGACCATCCACCCTCAACAACGAGGAACCGGCCGCCCCGGGCGGATTCCAGCGTGATCTCAACCGGCAGGGGAACGCCCTCTACCCCCCGGGCCGGAGTCCGCTGCTCAATGCTCAGCCGGCGCAGAGGAACATGCGCCGTGGCCGCGCCGACGAAGAGCAGCGAGACCAGCAGGGCGTCGAGAACGAAGAGGAGCCCGGAGGCCAGGTTGGTCGCAAGCAGAAAGACCGCGCCCGCCAGCAGCAGCGTGGCGGTGCCCTCACGCGTCGGCACGAGGCGCCTCGAAGACCGGCACCGGCGTCTGCGCCAGGATCTCCACGATCACGGCCTCAGCCGAGGATGCCGGTCCGGCCTGTGATCGAAGAACCATCCGGTGGGCCATCAGTGGGACCGCCAGCGCCTTCACATCGTCGGGGGTGACGAACGAGCGGCCGGCCAGCGCAGCCCGCGCCTGCGCTGCGCGCACCAGGGCCAAGCCGCCGCGAGGGCTGCAGCCGAGCGCAACCGAAGGGTGGTCCCGGGTTGCGCCGGTAACCGCCAGCACGTACTCGCGCACCGCCGGGCTGACCACGATCGCCGCCGCGGCTTCTTGCATAGCCAGCACCTCGGAAGGCGCCACCACCGGCGTGACCGTCTCGATGGGATGGTGCCCGGCGTGACCGGCCAGCATCGCGCGCTCCGCCTCCAGCGGGGGGTATCCCAGCGATGTGGCCATCGCGAAGCGGTCGAGCTGGCCTTCCGGCAGAGGATAGGTCCCGTGATGCTCGGTCGGATTGAGCGTGGCGATCAAGAAGAACGGGTGCGGCAGCCGCCGCGCCTGGCCGTCGGCCGTGACCTGCCCCTCGTCCATCGGCTCCAGGAAGGACGACTGCGTGCGCGGCGTGGCGCGGTTCAGTTCGTCCACCAGGACCACGTTGGCGAAGATCGGGCCGGGCACGAACCGGGTCTCGAAGGTGCGTGGGTCAATGATCGAGGTACCGAGCACATCAGAGGGCAGCAGGTCCGGAGTGCACTGGATGCGCGTGAACTCCCCGCCGATCGAACGGGCCAGGGCCCGGGCCAGCATGGTCTTGCCCACGCCGGGCACGTCGCGCAACAGCACGTGCCCACGGGAGAGCAGGGCCACCAGCACCAGGTCAATGACCGCGTCTTTGCCCAGGATGACGCGGCCGATGCTCTCGCGCAGCCGGGCGATCTGGTCAGCGAGCATCGGGGGCCACCCTGACCAGTGTCAACATATATGTCACCTGTATCACCGCTGGCGCCAGGTCCAGACATTGTGCACCACGAAGTTCAGCAACCCGCCGAGGCCGATGGCGATGAGGTTCGAGAGCATCGGTATCAGCCCGACGTGCGTCAGCCCCCAGAGGAACCCCAGGTAGATCAGGTAGCCCAACCAGGTGGCCATATAGTACCTGCCCATCCGCTGCAAGAAGGAGGACAAGGCCCCTTCCTTGCGGTCGGCCCAAGTGTAGGCATTGTTCAGCAGGAAGTTGGTAAACGTCGAAACCAGACCCGCTGCAACGCCCGCCTGCATGTAGTGAACGCCCAGCCGTTGCGTGAGCAACCAGAACACGACCATGTTGACGGCCACGCCGCTGGCGCCCACGAGTAGGAACTTCCACAGCCGCGAGTCCGCGGGGCTGGCCGTGACGAGAACCGCAATGTGGCGAAACAGGTCGAGCCCCTGCCGGAGCGTCGCCTTGGTCTCTCCTGCGCCGCGCGCCTCGAAGACGTAGGGGACCTCGGCCACGCGCCGGTACCGGCCGCGCGCCAGGATCTCCAGCAGGATCTTGAACCCTACCGGTTGGAGCGTTACCCCCTCCACCACGCTCCGGCGCACCACGAAGCAGCCCGAGAGGGGATCGCTGCTACGCCGCGCGGCGCCGAGCAGCGCCCAGGCGAGCAGCCGTGTGGCCTGCGAGACCAGCCGCCGCCAGGGCGACAGCCCGGGCCGGGCCGCGCCGGGCAGGTAGCGCGAGGCCACGGCCAGGTCGGCGTGCTCCTCCTCCAGGTGGCGCATCAGGGCCGCCAACACCTCGGGGGGGTGCTGAAGGTCGGCGTCCAGCACCCCGAGCACCTCGCCACGGCCGATGCGAAACCCCGCCACCACCGCGCCGGCCAGGCCGTCTCCCCGCTCGCGGTGATGCACCGTGATCCTGGGGTCCGCCCGCGCTGCCTCGGCCAGCACCGCGTCCGTCCCGTCGGTGCTGTCGTCCACGAAGACCAGTTCATGGTCAACGGATCCCAGCGCGGTCCGCAGCGCAACCAGGAGGCGCGGGATGTTCTCCCGCTCGTTGCGGGTGGGAATGACAACCGACAGGCCTGGGGGTTGGGGCATCATCATTGTGACAGCAGCGTTGCAAGCTTGAGCAAGGCCTCCTGCACCGTGTCACCCGGAAGCGTGCAGATCCACTCCGCCTCCCGGGCCTTCCAGTCCAGGCTCTTCGCCTGGTCGGAAAGGATCACACCTTGGATTGGAAGCCCCTCAGGGATCTGAACCTCGAACGGGTACCCCTTCACTTGGCTGGTGATGGGGCACAGGATGGCCAAACCAACCTTGCCATTGTACGCGCCAGGCGACATCACCAGCGCCGGCCGTCGCCCCGCCTGTTCGCGCCCCGTCCGCGGATTCATGGAAACCCAGACCACGTCTCCTCGATCCGGTACCTTGGCCATGGCCTACCAGGCCTCGTTCCCTTGCGAAGGGCCGGTGTCCACTTCGCGATGCAAATTGCTCTTCCGGACGCCGCGCAGCAGTTCATCCAGACTGGGCGGAGTTGGGACAGCCGGCTCAACGATGAGCCTTCCTCGATGCAGCCGAAGCACAACGGGAGAGTCGTCCTCCAAGCCGACGTCGGCGGCAAAGGCCTTGGGAATTCGCACTGCAAGGCTGTTGCCCCATCGCTGAACGCGCGTCTTCATTGGGTCCTCCTTCAGCGGACTATACAATGAGTATACCACGCGTGCGGTTCATGAGTCAGCAATCCGCGCCATCACGCCTCGTCGCGATGCGTGATCCCGACGACCGCGGCCAGCCCTCGGACGAACTCGTCGAGGTCGCCCGTCGGCAGACGTCCGAGCCTGCGGCGGATGACTTGACGGGAAATCGTCGTAATCTTGGCCCGTACTACCGACGGATGAAGCAGCCCCGACGCCTCCCATCCCTGCACCAGATGGTCTTCCGGCCTCCGGGGTGCCTCGATGCGGCTCGTTATCATTGCTACGATGCAGTCGGCGCACCCGGCATGGTACTCGCGGGTGCTGATGACGAGCGCAGGCCGAAGGTGCTCGCCGCGTGCATCCGTGAACGGGAAGGGCACAGGTCGCCAGCAGCGTCCTCATCCCTGAAGCGGATCCAGGCGTCTGCTCCGCAGATACAACCACATCCCCACTGCGGCAAACGCCTCGGCCGCCACCACGGCCCAGGCCATCCCCCTCCCCCCAAACGAAGGCGCGAGCCAGATCGCCAGCGCCAGATTGAGCAACCCTGCCCCGATGACGATCCGGGTGAAGGGCCGATCCAGCCCGAGCGGGAGCATCCACTGGATGCCCAGGACGTTGCTGGCCGCGGCCAGGGGTGGGACCAGTGCCAGCACGCGCAGCACCGCGACCGCGGGCTCGAACCCCGGGCCCAAGAGCAGGCGAACCAAGACCGGCGCCCCCAGGAAGGCCGCGACCCCCAGCAGCACTCCGCCCAGTCCCATCGCGGCCAACCCCAACCGGACCATCCGGAGCGCCTCGGTGCGCGCGTGGTCGGCCAGGCGGCTGACGCGCGGGTAGAGCGCCTGACCTGCCGGACCCAGCAGCCCAATTATGGCCCTGCCGATCTTCTCCGCGCCCGCGTAGTAGCCCACAACCTGGGGCGGCGCGAACAGGCCCAGGATGAAAGCGTTGCCGGCTGTGTAGAGGCCTGCCGATGCGCGGAAGACGAACATGCTCCAGCCCATGCGCAGCGCGTCCTGGGTCGCCTGCCAGGCGGGCCACCGGATCGGCGCCTCGCGGCGGATCATGAACCACCCGCCGCAGAAGGCCAGGAAGCCCGCGGCCGCCTGCAGCAACAGCACCAGGGCCGCATCCTCCGGCGCGCGCACCAGAACGAAGATGCCCACGGTCGCCAGGGCTCTTGTCCCGGTGTCGAGCAGCGCGGCCTGCCGCATCCGCTCCATCCCCACCAGGTACCATCCGAACGAGGAACCCTGGGCGATCCCCCAGAGGTACGCGCCCCAGAGCAGCCCGGGATGCTCTCCCAGAACCGGCAGCCGAGCCGCCAGCATGAGTGGAATCGGGAGGATGAGCACCGCCAGCAGCGCCCGCGCACCCAGCACCCCTGCTGCGAGATCTGCCAGCCGGGCACGATCGCCCCTGGAACGGGCGACCTCGCGTGTGGCCGACAGGTGAAAGCCGTACTCCACCATATGCGTGATGTAGATGCCCAAGGCCAGAGCCATCGCCAGACGGCCCCAGCCGGCCGGCCCCAGCACGCGGGCAAGGTACGGCACGGTGACGAGCGGCAGCAAGTAGTTGGCCAGGTGTGCCCAGTACAGCACCAGCGCGTTCTGGGCCAGACTGTGCCGCAGGAGGCCGCGGAGCTCGTTCAGCGCGTCCCCTCCGGGGGAGACCCAGGAACCCGGGGCGATCGTGTGGCGATGAGCCGCAGGTAGCCGAGTATGGTCCTGGCCGCGGGCATCTTGCTGCGGCCGGCCTTGCGGTCGTAGCGCAGGTCGAGCGGCACCTCAACGATGCGCGGCCGGAAGACCGCGAGCTTGACCAGCAGTTCGGTCATCACCACGAACCCGGCCGACTCGATCAGGCGCGGCCCGTAAGCCGCCAGCGCCTGCCCCAGCAACTCGGCGCGGTAGGCGCGGTACCCGCACGAGTAGTCGCGGACCCCGTGTAGCCCGAAGCGCAGGCGGAGCAGCCATCCCACCCCGGCGCTGAGAAGTGCGCGGTGCGGTGGAACTCCGGCCTGAACCGCGCCGTGGACGTAGCGTGACGCGATGACCACGTCGGCCCCGCCGCGCAGCGCCTCGAGCATCGCCGGGATCTGCTCGGGCGAGTGTGTGTTGTCGGCATCCATGGTGACGATGACGCCCGCTGGCCCATCCGGCGCCGCCTCGCGGCAGGCGTGCTCCAGGCCGGTGCGGATCGCGGCGGCCAGGCCACGGTTTCGTCGATGAACCAGCACGGTCAGGGGGATGCGGCCCGCGAAGCCCTGCGCGAGCTCGCCGGTCCCGTCGGTGCTGCCGTCGTCCACCACGACGACACGCACGGCCGCCATGTCCGCAAGCCGCCTGCCGAGGGCCTCGATTGCTTCCAGCAGCGGCGGCAGCCCGGCGGCCTCGTTGTAGGCGGGGAGCACGATCCAGACGGCCACTCCTGCCGGGTTCGTCTCGCCGGAGCCGATTCCTGCGCCGTACGCGGTGCCTTGGCGCCGCGTCGCCCCTGAACCTCAACTCCGTCCCGGACGTTTTATTATGTACTTGAATTTATGGAAATCTGAGTTAGAATGCATAATGTGACCTTCAATCCTCTCCAGAAACGGGAGATCTTTCACCTGGCGTTCCTGCGGGCGCTCGCTCGCTCGGTGCCTCTGTCGGCCTTTGTCGTGAAAGGCGGGGGCAATCTTCGCTTCTTCTTCGGAAGCATCCGCTACTCCGAAGACATGGACCTCGATGCGGCCGGCATCGAGGTCCACGTGCTGCGCGACAAGGTCATGGCGATCCTCACCTCCTCCGCACTGGCCGATACCCTGCGGACCTTCGGGATCGAGCGCATCGAGCCTCCGGCCATCTCGCGCGCCAAGCAGACCGAAACGGTGCAGCGATTCAAGGTGCACCTCATCACGTCTGCAGGGGAAGACCTGTCTACCAAAGTTGAGTTCTCAAGACGCGGGTTGGACTCGCCGCTCCGATCGGAAGCCATCTCGGCCTCGGTGCTTGCAGCCTACCGCATGACTCCCCTGATCGCGCCCCACTACACGGCGCCTGCGGCGGTCCGCCAGAAGATTCGGGCCCTGGCCTCCAGGCATCATGTGCAAGGGAGGGATATCTTCGACCTCTACATGCTGAGCACGCACCCAGAAATCGCGAACGTCAATCTCGCTGATGGCATCCCACGATCAATGGCCCAAGTCGCCCGGGAGAGAATCTTCGCGGTGGGCTACGAACAATACCGGGACACCGTCGTGGCCTTCCTCGGGCCCGAGGATCGAGCCGCGCATGATTCGAGTCAGATCTGGGACGAGATCCGACTTCGCGCGGTCGCCCTTCTTGAGCAGAGGGCTCAGGATGACCGGTAGGATCTCCGTCCCACAGGCCATCCAGGCCATCGGCCGACCGGTGTTCACGACCCGGGAGGTCGCGGCAGTTCGCGGGGGTTCGGTCTCGGCCACGAGCCAGGCGCTGAGGCGGATGGAACGGCAGGGCCTGCTCGTCAGTCCGGCGCGGGGCATCTGGTGCGTCCCGACCGATCCGCGGTTCACGCCTCTTGCGCTGGTGCCCTACCTGGCCGGCGGCCACCAGGCGTATGTCTCCTTCTTCTCTGCCCTGCATCTTCACGGGCTCATCGAGCAGATCCCGCAGGTCGTCTATGTCGCCACGACCGGGCACCCCAGGATCAGAAGGACACCGGCGGGATCCTACTCCTTCCATCGCATCCATCCGCGCTTCTTCGCCGGCTTCGACTGGTACCGCGGCCGGCAGGAGTTCCTCATTGCCGGCCCCGAGAAGGCGCTGGTGGATTGCCTGTACCTATCGAGCAGGAGGGGGAGGCGCTTCGCGCACTTTCCGGAGATCGGTTTCGGCGAGAAGTTCAGCTTTCGCCGCGCCGCTGAGTGGGTGGAGCAGATTCCCTACAGGAACATCCGTGAATATGCCTCGGCACGTCTGGAGGCGCTCAGACGGAGAAGTCGGGAGAGGTCCCGTGGTCTCCCAAGAAGCGACGATTGACGGTTCTGCCCAGGCGCGTGCCCCCGAGCCCCTTGCATACCCGATGGGAATACCTTACGATATACCTTAAGGTGATCCGTATGCGATATGTTCCCGTAGAGGAAGCCCGGAAGAAGCTAGGCGCGCTCCTCCGTCAGGCGCGGGCGGGTGAAACCGTCGTGCTCGGCCGCCGTGGCGCCGACCAGGCCGTCCTGCTGTCCGCCGAGGAGTACGAGCGGCTCCGCCGGGTCGAGGAAGATGCGGCGCGGGCTCGGCTGGAGGCAGCCCTGACCGCCATTGCCGCGGATGTCCGGCGGGCTCGGCTGGCTCCGCGCGTTGTCGAAGAGGCCGTCCGCGCAGCCCGTCGGCGGTGAGGATTGTCCTCGACACCAACACACTGGTCTCGGCCATCGGCTGGGATGGCCCTCCGCGGCGCGTCCTTCTGGCGACCGTTGCGGGCAGGCACCACCTGATCACCACGCCCGACCTCCTGAACGAACTGGTCGCAGTGCTCCGCTACCGTAAGCTACAGCCTGTCGCAGCGCATCCCCTGCTGCCGGCGGTGCTGGCCTGGCTCCACCGTCCGGAGCACATCGTCCTGCCGTCGGCGCGCCTGCGCATCATCGCCGACGATCCCGCCGACAACATGGTGCTGGAAGCCGCGATGGCCGGTGGGGCCGATGTCATCGTCTCCGGCGACCGGCACCTCCTGGCGCTACGCGAGTTCCAGGGGATCCGTATCCTCACCTCCCGGCAGTTCGTGGGGCGGTACGCTCGCAGCGAGGAAGAGGGCTAGCCCGAGACATCACGCTGCCGTGGACCACCTGCCCGCTCGATCAAGGCGAAGTGCCGGTCTCCCGCATGCCAGATCTCGCAGTCCCGGGCGCGGGCGAGACCCGCGGCGGCGCACGCCTCCCACGAGGCGTCGAGCAGCTCCATTGCCCGAATCCGTTCGACGGCCGCGGCATGGGCCGGAAGACGCTCATCCAACCCGGCCGGCAGTTCCACCACGACAGGCGACGCCGTCACAACAAGGCCCTCGGCCAGCGCGGCAGCGTGCCTCACCGCCCGGCGCGCATGGCATCGAGCTGCCGTCGCGTGAGGCGAATGTTCACCCGGCCCGCCATCGCGGCTAGCTCCGCGAGCTTGCGGCGCCGGACGGCTTCTCGAAGCGCCATCTCAATGGTCTCCCGCTTCGTGCGGGCGCCCGTCAGCCGCCGTGCCTCGGCAAGCAGCGCGTCGTCAATCGTCACCATCATGCGCGGCATGTCATACACCTCCCGATACACCTGGCTATACACCAGGCCGCGGCGGAACGGAACACGGAAGCCATCTCGCCTAGCCTCATCGGAACCGGTCACATACCCTCATTCTTGCCGGAGAGCAGCGCCACCCCCTCGGATGGGAACCGTTCATCGAAGGTGTAGACAGCCGGCACTCCCAGCGACCGGGCTGCTGCCCAGATCATCGCGTCCCCGAACGAGATCCGCCCTGACGCGCGGCACATGATCAGTCCGAGCAGAACGTATTCCGCCTCGGCGCCCAGCACCATGATGTTTCGTCGCTGGATCAGGGCTACGAGAGCGTCAACAACCGCTTCCCGCGGCATGCCGTAGACGCTGGTGAGGACGTACGCGGACTCGACGATTCCGACGTCGGTAACGCCCAGCACCAGGTTGCTGTCAATGAGACCGCGCGCGCGCCCCGCCTGTTCTGCGGGCTGACCGGTCAGGTAGCGTACGATGAACGATGCGTCCAGTACCCCGCTGGGACCCGTCATGGCGATCGCCGTGTCTGCCTACGGCGCGACGGGGTCCGCTCCTTGTCCTTCGCGGCCGCCTCCCACGCCGCGCGCTTGACCTCCGACCACGCCCGTGTAGCCGCACCCCGACTGAGGTGGCTGGAGAGCACCCCGAAAAGCGACTCGCTGTGAGCAGGTGGGACGAAGCGGATCTCCACGCGGTCGCCAACAAGCGTCTGGATCGCAACGGCCCCGGGCCGGATCCCCAACCGATTGCGGATCTCCCTCTCAATGACAACCTGACCCTTGGTTCCCACGAGTGTCGGCATGGTATCCCTCCCGGGAGGAGTATAACATATCCGCTGAAGTCATACGATCAAACTCTATGACCGCATCCGACACTTCGGCGCAATCAGAGCCAGTCGATCCTCACAAGTTGCGCGGCTGACCGGAACTCGGGATCACCTGTGACAAGCACCGCATCTTCCCTGATCGCGGTGGCCACGGCAAAGGCATCGGCATACGCGATGGGAAACCGGGCCTTGATCCTGGCGGCATCGAGCACATCGTCGAAGGAGTTGGACACGGCCCGGATCGGCAGAGTCTCGATCCGGCGAAGGACCTCGTCCGCCTGTTCCAGAGACCGCCCCCGCGCCGTGATGCAGTACACTTCACCGATGTTGATCTCGTTCATCAGGAGAGGCTCCTCTGCGGCGGCGCGCAGGAGCCGCCGCACCTTTTCGAACCCCTGTTCTCTGTTGAGGAAGGCCAGTAGCGCGAAGGAATCGAGCACCCAGCGTTGCGCCGCGGGCATTGTCCCGTCTCCTCTCTTCGATCAGAACCTCGGTCAGGGGAGGACCGCCCTGGAGCATGCCGCAGGCGGCCTCGATCGGATCGTCGGGAACCGGCTCGATCACCACCCTGCGGCCGCCGGCCGGGGTCACCAGGACCATGCTCCCAGGCCGGAGCCCGATCTTCTCGCGCAGATGGGCCGGGATCACCACCTGCCCCTTAGGCGAGGATTTAACGACGGCCATGATCGTTCTCCTGTTCTGGAGATCGTTAAACAACCTACCAAGTAGTTTAACGCCCGCTCCCAGAGGTCGTCAAGCGCTCACTTATCCTGCAGCCGCTCCACCAGAATCAGCCGGACCATATTGACGGCCTCCTGACGCCGGACCTCGAACCCCCTGCTGCCCAGGGCCTCCAGCAGGGCTCCAACCGCAGGCGGCACCGGCGGCACGGTCAGGATCCACACGCGCTGGTGCCGCGCCAGCCCGTCGGCAACCTGCGCCAGGCCCGCGCCACCCGGCCCTTCGACGTCCCCCTCGCCCCGCGGCGTCAACACGATGCGCGGCTGTGGACCGTGGAAGTAGTAGTTGACAGGGATCCGCGAGAACCCCGGCAGAAAGGCGATCGCATCGTCGGGCCGCGCCTGCTCGGCGAGCGTGCGTGAGACCAGGCGCCAGTCGAAGACGTCCAGGCGGGGCTGACGGTGGAATGCCATCGTGCCTGCGGCGTTTGGAATGAGCACGAGGATCGGCAGCAGCAGGCCAGCGACGATTCCCCATCGCTTCGGGCCGCCGGCCAATGCCGCAGCCCCACCGGCCACCAGCAGCGCCACCGGAGGCACGATGAAGAGCAGGTAGCGCGGTGCGTAGACGTTGAGTCCCAGCGAGACCGCGAACGCGAGAACCGGCGGCCCGAGCGCAGCGGCGATCAGTGGGGCGATGGTATCGCGCCGAATGTTGGAACCGCGAACAGCCGCGACCACCAGTGCAACTGCCGCGATCAACCCGATCACGGCGATCCAGGGCGTCCCCGCGGCCTGGATCGTGGTTAGCTTGGGACCCCAATGGTCCAGGATCGGCCGGCCTACTGTCATTGCCGCCAGCGTGTCAACCAGGGTGGTTGGCGCAAGCGGAACCCGGTGCGCGGGCCATGCCCGGCCTCCTGCGAGCTGCTGTATGAAGCACGGCATCCAGGGAAGGAAGAGAAGCACGACCCCCAAGGAGGCATAGACCCAACGCCGCCACTGTTCCGAGTCCGTGCGCCTCCAGATGAGGTAGCCCATCTGCGAAGCGACAACGAAGAACCCGAAGTAGTGGGAATACAGCATCGCCGCGGTGGCGACCGCGTAGGTGACCCACGCCCTGCGGTCCCCAGAGATGCCGCCATCGTCGCGTCTGTCGCCGCCGGATGCCGCCCCCCACAGCGCCCACCACGAGAGCAGGGCGGTCAGCGTCAGCAGCCCGTACATCCGGGCTTCCTGCCCGGCGGCCACCTGCGAAGGCGCCACTGCCACCAGCAGCGCGGCGAAAAGCGCCGGGCCCGCGCCGACCAGGCGGCGGCCAAAGGCCCAGGTCACGGCGACGACCGGCACGCTGATCAGCACGGACAGAACACGCACCGCGGCCTCGCCGCTCCCGAAGAACGCCATCCAGAAGTGCAGCAGCAGGTAGTGCAGCGGCGGGTGCGGGTCGTTCGCAGCCACCAGGGCCAGCATGCGCTCCAGCGGCTGAGAGGCCAGGAAGACGCTGACGGTCTCGTCGAACCACAGCGACTTCGCGGTCAGCCCCCACAGCCGTAACCCGGCGGATAGGACCACGACCGCGGCCCAACCGATGCCGACAGCCCTCCCGGTCATGGCGCTCCCTGCCCCTCTCCTCTTGTTAGGAAGAGGACCTGGTCCACCAGCGCGTCCTCACCCGGGAACTCCGCAGCAAGGCACTCGAGGGCGAGAGAGAGATCGCCCACCGACCGCTGAGAGACGGTTCGCTCGCTAACCAGCACGATCCCCCAGTGAGTGAGGCCCTTCCGCGCCCACTAGCCCGCGGGATGCCGAAGGGCTATCTCTTCCTCGACCCTCTTCTCGAGCGCGAGGCGGTCATCTATCTCCCGCGGGTAGCAGCTGTAGTAGTGCAGGGCCGCGTCGACCTGACGCCGCGACAACTGGGGCAGCGTCTGCACCACTGCCTCGACGTCCCCGGCACAGACCCCCAAGACCCGGACTACCTCCCATACATCAACCCCGGTCCCTGCCACGGTCGCACGCCGGCCGGTGGGGCCGTCCGTGAAGACGATACCCGGGCACCGCCGCTGGCGAAGGCCTTCTTCGATCAGGATGGAAGCCACCCTGCTCGCAGGACGGTCCAGGAGTCTGCCAAGAGCCCTGACCTCCCTGAGGGTTTCATCCGCGAGCCGTATGCTGAAGGGTTGGCCCCTTGGCATGACAGAAGC includes:
- a CDS encoding type II toxin-antitoxin system VapB family antitoxin yields the protein MPRMMVTIDDALLAEARRLTGARTKRETIEMALREAVRRRKLAELAAMAGRVNIRLTRRQLDAMRAGR
- a CDS encoding PIN domain-containing protein, with the protein product MTGPSGVLDASFIVRYLTGQPAEQAGRARGLIDSNLVLGVTDVGIVESAYVLTSVYGMPREAVVDALVALIQRRNIMVLGAEAEYVLLGLIMCRASGRISFGDAMIWAAARSLGVPAVYTFDERFPSEGVALLSGKNEGM
- a CDS encoding AbrB/MazE/SpoVT family DNA-binding domain-containing protein is translated as MPTLVGTKGQVVIEREIRNRLGIRPGAVAIQTLVGDRVEIRFVPPAHSESLFGVLSSHLSRGAATRAWSEVKRAAWEAAAKDKERTPSRRRQTRRSP
- a CDS encoding type II toxin-antitoxin system VapC family toxin, yielding MPAAQRWVLDSFALLAFLNREQGFEKVRRLLRAAAEEPLLMNEINIGEVYCITARGRSLEQADEVLRRIETLPIRAVSNSFDDVLDAARIKARFPIAYADAFAVATAIREDAVLVTGDPEFRSAAQLVRIDWL
- a CDS encoding glycosyltransferase family 39 protein; protein product: MTGRAVGIGWAAVVVLSAGLRLWGLTAKSLWFDETVSVFLASQPLERMLALVAANDPHPPLHYLLLHFWMAFFGSGEAAVRVLSVLISVPVVAVTWAFGRRLVGAGPALFAALLVAVAPSQVAAGQEARMYGLLTLTALLSWWALWGAASGGDRRDDGGISGDRRAWVTYAVATAAMLYSHYFGFFVVASQMGYLIWRRTDSEQWRRWVYASLGVVLLFLPWMPCFIQQLAGGRAWPAHRVPLAPTTLVDTLAAMTVGRPILDHWGPKLTTIQAAGTPWIAVIGLIAAVALVVAAVRGSNIRRDTIAPLIAAALGPPVLAFAVSLGLNVYAPRYLLFIVPPVALLVAGGAAALAGGPKRWGIVAGLLLPILVLIPNAAGTMAFHRQPRLDVFDWRLVSRTLAEQARPDDAIAFLPGFSRIPVNYYFHGPQPRIVLTPRGEGDVEGPGGAGLAQVADGLARHQRVWILTVPPVPPAVGALLEALGSRGFEVRRQEAVNMVRLILVERLQDK
- a CDS encoding DUF433 domain-containing protein; amino-acid sequence: MPRGQPFSIRLADETLREVRALGRLLDRPASRVASILIEEGLRQRRCPGIVFTDGPTGRRATVAGTGVDVWEVVRVLGVCAGDVEAVVQTLPQLSRRQVDAALHYYSCYPREIDDRLALEKRVEEEIALRHPAG